In the Shewanella sp. OMA3-2 genome, one interval contains:
- the gltX gene encoding glutamate--tRNA ligase — translation MTTKTRFAPSPTGFLHVGGARTALYSWLHAKANNGEFVLRIEDTDIERSTQEACDAILDGMNWLGLNWNEGPYYQTKRFDRYNEIIGQMLESGTAYKCYCSRERIESLREEQAANGEQQKYDGCCRALAPRDTDEPFVVRFKNPIEGSVIFDDHVRGRIEISNSLLDDLIIKRTDGVPTYNFCVVVDDWDMGITCVVRGEDHINNTPRQINILKALGAPIPEYAHVSMILGDDGAKLSKRHGAVGVMQYRDDGYLPEALLNYLVRLGWSHGDQEVFSMEEMISFFKLDDINKAASAFNTDKLNWLNQHYIKSLAPDYVASHLEWHMADQKIDTSNGPALAELVTALSERAKTLKELAASSRYFYEDFTDFDETQAKKHLRGVALEPLTLVKSKLEALSDWSVESLHAVIEATAAELDVGMGKVGMPLRVAVTGAGQSPALDLTLFLIGKDRSVERISKAIVFVADRINS, via the coding sequence ATGACAACTAAGACTCGCTTTGCTCCAAGTCCTACAGGTTTCTTACACGTTGGTGGTGCACGTACTGCACTTTATTCATGGTTACATGCTAAAGCGAATAACGGTGAATTTGTTTTACGTATAGAAGACACTGATATTGAACGTTCTACCCAAGAAGCATGCGATGCCATCTTAGATGGTATGAACTGGTTGGGATTGAATTGGAATGAAGGCCCATATTACCAAACTAAGCGTTTTGATCGTTATAACGAAATTATCGGGCAAATGTTAGAAAGTGGTACCGCTTACAAGTGCTATTGTTCTAGAGAAAGAATTGAGTCATTACGTGAAGAACAAGCTGCAAATGGTGAGCAACAGAAATATGATGGTTGTTGTCGTGCTCTAGCGCCGCGTGATACAGATGAGCCTTTTGTTGTTCGCTTTAAAAATCCAATCGAAGGCAGTGTCATTTTTGATGATCATGTTCGTGGTCGTATTGAAATATCAAATAGCCTGCTTGATGATTTAATTATTAAACGTACTGACGGTGTACCAACCTATAATTTCTGCGTTGTTGTTGACGATTGGGATATGGGGATCACTTGTGTCGTGCGCGGTGAGGATCACATTAATAATACCCCTCGCCAAATTAATATCTTAAAAGCGCTTGGTGCACCTATCCCAGAATATGCCCATGTATCGATGATTTTAGGTGATGACGGAGCTAAATTATCTAAACGTCATGGTGCGGTAGGTGTCATGCAATATCGTGATGATGGTTACTTACCTGAAGCGTTACTTAACTATTTAGTTCGTTTAGGCTGGTCACACGGTGATCAAGAAGTGTTCTCTATGGAAGAGATGATTAGCTTCTTTAAGTTAGATGATATTAATAAAGCGGCATCAGCGTTTAATACAGATAAGCTAAACTGGTTAAATCAGCATTATATTAAATCATTAGCACCTGATTATGTCGCATCTCATTTAGAGTGGCATATGGCAGACCAAAAAATTGATACTAGCAATGGGCCAGCGTTAGCGGAATTGGTTACTGCACTATCTGAACGTGCTAAAACGTTAAAAGAACTTGCAGCATCTAGTCGCTATTTCTATGAAGATTTTACTGATTTTGATGAAACACAAGCGAAGAAACATCTTCGTGGTGTTGCATTGGAGCCACTTACTCTTGTTAAATCAAAATTAGAAGCTCTGTCTGATTGGTCTGTAGAGTCATTGCACGCAGTGATTGAAGCTACAGCAGCTGAATTAGATGTCGGTATGGGCAAAGTTGGTATGCCGCTTCGTGTAGCTGTAACTGGGGCAGGGCAGTCACCTGCGCTAGACTTGACCTTGTTTTTGATTGGAAAAGACAGATCTGTTGAAAGAATATCCAAAGCGATTGTTTTTGTAGCAGATAGAATAAATTCCTAA
- a CDS encoding MFS transporter, which produces MLIHSSAHEQGTQRRLIWALCLASVVIYINLYTVQGMLPLIAEHFDVTGAHSTLVLSVTSFTLAFSLLFYAMISDRVGRLKPIVISLWLLACSNILLIFATDFDSLVWVRLLQGILLAAVPAIAMAYFKEQLAPEFMLKAAAIYITANSIGGILGRLFGGLMSQHLSWQQSMGLVFVVTLIGVVIVTLLLPRREIKPQVIHSLIKQAKRVKLQQDLQGFWGHITDRKMSLVFIIGGLAFMMMVNQFSFIQLHLMAVPYELSRFNATLIFLCYLSGTFASYLSAKWIVRFGSVILFKAAFLLMVLGTLLTLVDTLWAIILGFLITASGFFLTHSCCNSFVAIRATSHRAKATSLYLCCYYLGAALGGPYLMIFWQHSEWQGVVVGSLTLLAMLLLAILLLSRGALDKPV; this is translated from the coding sequence ATTTTAATCCACTCATCAGCACATGAGCAAGGTACACAACGCCGACTAATCTGGGCGCTTTGTCTTGCGTCTGTAGTTATATATATCAATCTTTATACTGTTCAGGGCATGTTACCGCTAATTGCAGAACACTTTGATGTCACCGGCGCACATTCCACTTTAGTGTTATCTGTTACCAGTTTTACCCTGGCTTTTTCATTACTGTTTTATGCGATGATTTCAGATCGTGTCGGACGGTTAAAACCAATTGTGATCAGTTTATGGTTATTGGCTTGCTCAAATATTTTACTCATTTTTGCCACTGACTTTGACTCGCTGGTATGGGTGAGATTATTACAAGGAATTTTACTGGCAGCGGTTCCTGCGATTGCAATGGCCTATTTTAAAGAGCAACTTGCACCTGAGTTTATGTTAAAAGCCGCGGCAATTTATATTACCGCGAATAGTATAGGCGGTATTTTGGGACGCTTATTTGGTGGCTTAATGTCACAACATTTATCTTGGCAGCAATCAATGGGGTTGGTGTTTGTTGTGACCTTAATTGGGGTGGTAATCGTCACTTTGTTATTGCCTCGACGTGAAATTAAACCCCAGGTTATTCATTCACTAATTAAACAAGCGAAACGGGTAAAGTTACAACAGGATTTGCAAGGTTTTTGGGGGCACATCACCGACCGTAAAATGAGTTTGGTATTCATTATTGGCGGTCTTGCTTTTATGATGATGGTCAATCAATTTAGTTTTATTCAGTTGCATTTAATGGCAGTACCTTATGAGCTGAGTCGCTTCAATGCCACGTTAATTTTTTTATGCTACCTCAGTGGTACTTTTGCTTCATATTTATCGGCTAAGTGGATTGTCCGGTTTGGGTCGGTAATATTATTTAAAGCAGCCTTTTTACTCATGGTATTAGGAACCCTATTAACCTTAGTCGATACCCTATGGGCGATTATATTGGGCTTTTTGATCACTGCGAGTGGCTTTTTCTTAACCCACAGTTGTTGTAATTCATTTGTGGCTATTCGTGCAACGAGTCACAGGGCGAAAGCGACGTCGTTGTATTTATGTTGTTATTATTTGGGGGCCGCGTTGGGTGGGCCTTATTTGATGATATTTTGGCAGCACTCAGAGTGGCAAGGGGTTGTGGTTGGCTCGTTAACCTTATTAGCTATGTTGCTGCTGGCCATATTATTATTGAGTCGAGGGGCGCTAGATAAGCCAGTCTAA
- a CDS encoding YbaY family lipoprotein → MSKFKLVLVSLIGGLLMLTGCVAVTPTEPVVVNGYAGYLEKIKLPQGCKINIAVIDFNTPGSIISQKNFDIARAPVPFKFIFPAETIDKKIDYGVVAMITYQGKAIFQTYEKFQVINNNKFTTEVLMRKVK, encoded by the coding sequence ATGAGTAAGTTTAAATTGGTTTTAGTGAGTCTTATTGGTGGATTATTGATGTTGACTGGTTGCGTGGCCGTGACTCCAACAGAGCCTGTTGTGGTTAATGGTTATGCTGGTTATCTGGAGAAAATAAAATTACCTCAAGGCTGCAAAATTAATATTGCAGTGATTGATTTTAATACTCCTGGATCGATTATTTCGCAAAAAAACTTTGATATAGCGCGGGCGCCTGTGCCGTTTAAGTTTATATTTCCTGCTGAAACAATCGATAAAAAAATTGATTATGGCGTGGTGGCGATGATCACTTATCAGGGAAAAGCGATTTTTCAAACCTATGAAAAATTTCAAGTGATTAATAATAATAAGTTCACCACAGAAGTGTTGATGAGAAAAGTTAAGTAA
- the tesB gene encoding acyl-CoA thioesterase II: protein MSQVLNDLLSLLSLEQIELGLFRGQSQDLGFGHVFGGQVMGQALSAAKQTVSADRYAHSLHSYFLRAGDEKQPIVYDVEIMRDGGSFSARRVKAIQKGRPIFYMTCSFQTIEEGYEHQAVMPDVPGPEGLMNQQELAMTMRDKVPAKMLEKFMADSPIEMRLVNPGNPLAPSTSEPVRYVWLRANGIIPNDHSIQEYLLAYASDFNFLVTAAQPHGVSFLTPGIRMATIDHSMWFHRPFNMGEWILYSIESPNAGGGRGFVKGQFFDQQGRLVASATQEGLLRMTKP from the coding sequence ATGAGTCAGGTTTTAAACGATTTACTATCATTATTGTCCCTTGAACAAATTGAATTAGGTTTATTTCGTGGCCAAAGTCAGGATTTAGGCTTCGGCCATGTCTTTGGCGGTCAGGTCATGGGACAAGCATTAAGCGCAGCAAAACAGACTGTGAGTGCAGACCGCTATGCGCATTCTTTGCATTCTTATTTTTTACGTGCGGGTGATGAAAAGCAACCTATTGTCTATGATGTTGAAATTATGCGTGATGGCGGCAGTTTTAGTGCCCGCAGAGTGAAAGCCATTCAAAAAGGCCGACCAATTTTTTATATGACCTGTTCATTTCAAACGATCGAGGAAGGATATGAGCATCAAGCGGTTATGCCTGATGTTCCTGGACCTGAAGGATTGATGAATCAACAAGAACTGGCCATGACGATGCGTGATAAAGTGCCTGCAAAGATGCTTGAAAAGTTCATGGCTGACTCGCCAATTGAAATGCGGTTAGTTAACCCAGGTAATCCACTCGCACCTTCAACCAGTGAACCAGTTCGCTACGTGTGGCTTAGAGCAAATGGGATTATTCCCAATGACCACAGTATTCAAGAATACCTACTTGCATACGCCTCGGACTTTAACTTTTTAGTCACAGCAGCTCAGCCCCATGGCGTGTCATTTTTAACGCCAGGTATTCGTATGGCAACGATTGATCACTCTATGTGGTTTCATCGTCCATTTAATATGGGCGAGTGGATTTTATATAGTATTGAAAGTCCTAATGCTGGTGGCGGTCGCGGGTTTGTAAAAGGCCAGTTTTTTGACCAACAAGGACGTCTAGTCGCTTCAGCAACCCAAGAAGGTTTGTTGAGAATGACTAAGCCGTAA
- a CDS encoding 1,4-dihydroxy-2-naphthoate polyprenyltransferase — protein MQPWILAIRPRTLPAAIGPLLIGNMLALQLAQFSWSIAVTSMLCAVLLQISVNLANDYFDFKNGIDTAERLGPVRVTQSGMIAPKTVRNAMILCLLMALLVGSYLIWHGGWPIAILAAASILAALCYSGGPYPLASHGLGEVAAFIFFGLVAVVGSYYLQAGNTTLTAWLLGSAIGFFNAAIMLVNNTRDITTDTKAGKNTLAVRIGEAQAKVLYQSLLYLPFGIIIAGFLLGALEGWPVLLAGISLVLARNLSKDFRDSSGEALNPILGKTAKLTMIFSVLFSAGLMINFSSI, from the coding sequence ATGCAACCTTGGATTTTGGCTATTCGCCCAAGAACATTGCCCGCGGCAATCGGACCTTTACTTATCGGCAATATGTTAGCACTTCAACTAGCACAATTTAGTTGGTCTATTGCCGTAACTTCAATGTTATGCGCCGTATTACTGCAAATATCAGTCAATTTAGCCAATGACTATTTTGACTTTAAAAATGGCATAGACACCGCAGAAAGACTTGGACCAGTGCGTGTGACCCAAAGCGGTATGATAGCGCCTAAAACGGTACGTAATGCGATGATATTGTGTTTATTAATGGCGTTATTAGTCGGTTCATACCTTATTTGGCACGGTGGTTGGCCTATTGCCATATTAGCAGCAGCGTCAATTTTAGCGGCGCTTTGTTACAGTGGCGGCCCGTATCCATTAGCTTCCCATGGATTAGGTGAGGTAGCGGCATTTATCTTTTTTGGCTTAGTCGCTGTAGTCGGTAGTTATTATTTACAGGCTGGCAATACCACATTAACCGCTTGGCTGTTAGGCAGTGCAATCGGATTTTTTAACGCTGCTATTATGCTAGTCAATAATACCCGCGATATCACAACCGACACGAAAGCGGGCAAAAACACCCTTGCGGTTCGCATTGGTGAGGCTCAAGCAAAAGTGCTATACCAAAGCTTGTTATATTTACCTTTTGGGATAATCATTGCAGGCTTCCTATTGGGTGCCCTTGAAGGTTGGCCAGTATTATTGGCTGGTATATCATTAGTCTTAGCTAGAAACTTGAGTAAAGATTTTAGAGATAGCTCAGGAGAAGCATTAAACCCTATTCTGGGAAAAACAGCTAAGCTGACGATGATTTTTAGCGTTCTTTTCAGCGCAGGGTTAATGATCAATTTTAGCTCAATCTAG
- the gndA gene encoding NADP-dependent phosphogluconate dehydrogenase, translating to MTHHTQLSNIGVIGLGVMGKNLALNIADNGYHVAVFDLDEAKVNGALEQEHQERKEGLAPRMQACKNLSEMLEKLTSPKVIVLSVPAGKIVDGICNTLIESGICSDDIVIDTGNSLWTDTVEREAHYKGQFKFFSSAVSGGEVGARFGPSLMPSGDESAWQYVAPIWNAIAAKVDSKTGLPIERFEPGNPVTEGEPCTTYIGPAGSGHYVKMVHNGIEYADMQLICEAYQLLHDGLDLSTHEIGDIFKRWNQGSLNSYLMEISAEVLQQDDPLTGKPLVEMILDKAGQKGTGLWTAVSSLQIGCPAPTIAEAVYARAVSTQKTLRVSLSQTLAGPAKTTLSNTEKTAFVDALEDALYCAKVCCYAQGFQLMAMAAKEQNWPLNFAEIAKIWRAGCIIRATFLQSITQAYEQDPALPNLLMAESFSSTLATKQLNWRKTVAASVMQGIPAPCISSSVAYYDSYRCETLPANLLQGQRDFFGAHTFERTDKPAGEKYHLDWSAKERTLSKV from the coding sequence ATGACTCACCACACTCAATTGTCAAACATCGGCGTAATCGGCCTTGGTGTTATGGGCAAAAACCTCGCTTTAAATATTGCTGACAATGGCTATCACGTGGCTGTTTTTGACCTCGATGAAGCTAAAGTTAATGGCGCACTTGAGCAAGAACACCAAGAGCGTAAAGAAGGCTTAGCACCTCGAATGCAAGCCTGTAAGAATCTTTCAGAAATGCTCGAAAAATTAACCTCCCCTAAAGTCATAGTCTTGTCTGTGCCTGCGGGTAAAATTGTTGATGGTATTTGCAATACTTTGATTGAAAGTGGCATTTGCAGTGATGATATTGTCATTGATACTGGTAACAGTTTGTGGACTGATACGGTTGAGCGTGAAGCGCATTATAAAGGTCAATTTAAATTCTTTAGCTCAGCGGTTTCTGGTGGTGAAGTGGGGGCGCGTTTTGGTCCTTCATTAATGCCCAGCGGTGATGAATCAGCATGGCAATATGTTGCGCCAATATGGAATGCAATCGCGGCTAAAGTTGACAGTAAAACCGGTTTACCTATTGAGCGTTTTGAGCCGGGTAATCCGGTCACTGAAGGCGAACCTTGTACCACTTATATTGGCCCTGCAGGTTCAGGCCATTACGTGAAAATGGTCCACAATGGTATTGAATATGCTGACATGCAGTTAATTTGTGAAGCCTATCAATTACTGCATGATGGTTTAGATTTATCTACCCACGAGATTGGTGATATTTTTAAGCGTTGGAATCAAGGTAGTTTGAATAGCTACTTAATGGAAATCAGTGCCGAAGTATTACAACAAGATGACCCGTTAACGGGTAAGCCGCTTGTTGAGATGATTTTAGATAAAGCCGGCCAAAAAGGTACGGGTTTGTGGACTGCGGTCAGTAGTTTACAAATTGGCTGCCCAGCGCCCACAATAGCTGAAGCTGTATATGCTCGTGCAGTAAGCACTCAAAAAACATTACGAGTGTCGTTAAGTCAAACCCTAGCGGGTCCAGCAAAAACAACTTTATCCAATACTGAAAAAACAGCCTTTGTTGATGCATTAGAAGATGCGTTATATTGCGCTAAAGTATGTTGTTATGCGCAAGGTTTTCAGTTGATGGCGATGGCGGCTAAAGAGCAAAACTGGCCACTTAATTTTGCTGAAATAGCCAAAATATGGCGTGCTGGTTGTATTATTAGAGCCACTTTTTTACAGTCTATTACCCAAGCTTATGAGCAAGATCCTGCGTTGCCAAATCTGTTAATGGCAGAAAGCTTTAGCAGTACCTTAGCAACCAAGCAATTAAACTGGCGTAAAACAGTTGCTGCATCAGTTATGCAAGGCATTCCGGCGCCGTGTATTAGTTCTTCTGTGGCATATTATGACAGTTATCGTTGTGAAACATTACCCGCTAACTTACTGCAAGGTCAGCGCGACTTTTTTGGCGCACACACCTTTGAGCGAACGGATAAACCCGCTGGCGAAAAGTACCACTTAGATTGGAGTGCCAAAGAGCGCACCTTATCTAAGGTGTAA
- a CDS encoding propionyl-CoA synthetase, which translates to MTDVGKSLHEQSIEDPTTFWADAAKMITWDKEPKNILDDSNKPFYQWFADGKMNTCYNAVDRHVANGLGNNVAINYISPVTQNQYTITYNELLAQVSRLAGYMQSIGIEQGDRVVIYMPMVPETAFAMLACARIGAIHSVVFGGFAANELATRINDAKPKLVLSASCGIEPSGVVPYKPLLDAALDQASHKVDHCLILARHQYQAELTEPRDVDWQHALQNAPSADCVSLNATDPLYVLYTSGTTGNPKGVVRDNGGHAVALCWSMTNIYDIRQDDVFWAASDVGWVVGHSYIVYGPLLVGASTIMYEGKPIGTPDAAAFWRIIAANKVKSFFTAPTAIRAIKREDPEGELIKQFDLSCLKHMFLAGERCDPETLNWSQAMLGKPVIDHWWQTETGWPVASNLMGLEPIAIKPGSPARPVPGYQVEVLDAMGEQVPANESGNVVIKQPLPPGTLTTLWQNDDRYVDSYLSMYPGYYLTGDAGYIDEDGYLYIMSRIDDIINVAGHRLSTGRFEEVLCQHPAVAEAAVIGVQDKLKGQVPLGMVVLKNGVNLPDDELHRQLLALVRQEIGPVASFRLVSAVSKLPKTRSGKILRATMRKIADNQEYTMPATIEDPQTLDIVRNTLTRMGYADALTKALGA; encoded by the coding sequence ATGACTGATGTAGGAAAGTCATTACATGAGCAATCAATTGAAGATCCAACAACCTTTTGGGCTGATGCTGCAAAGATGATTACTTGGGACAAAGAGCCTAAGAACATTTTAGATGATTCAAATAAACCTTTTTATCAATGGTTTGCCGATGGCAAAATGAATACCTGCTATAACGCCGTTGATCGCCACGTGGCTAATGGTCTAGGTAACAATGTCGCCATTAATTACATTAGTCCGGTTACACAAAATCAATACACTATCACCTACAACGAATTATTAGCACAGGTCAGCCGCTTAGCAGGCTATATGCAATCTATCGGTATTGAACAAGGCGATAGAGTCGTGATTTATATGCCAATGGTCCCCGAGACCGCTTTTGCCATGTTAGCGTGTGCCCGTATAGGCGCTATTCATTCGGTGGTATTTGGTGGTTTTGCTGCTAATGAGTTAGCAACCCGTATTAATGATGCCAAGCCTAAACTTGTACTATCAGCATCTTGCGGCATTGAACCCTCAGGCGTTGTGCCTTATAAACCCTTATTAGACGCAGCACTTGATCAGGCTAGCCATAAAGTCGACCATTGCCTGATTTTAGCCAGACACCAATATCAAGCCGAGTTAACCGAGCCAAGAGATGTTGATTGGCAGCATGCTCTGCAAAATGCACCCAGTGCCGATTGTGTCTCACTTAATGCAACCGATCCGCTATACGTGCTTTATACCTCAGGCACAACCGGTAATCCTAAAGGTGTTGTGCGTGATAATGGTGGCCATGCTGTCGCGTTATGTTGGTCGATGACAAATATTTACGATATTAGACAAGATGACGTTTTTTGGGCCGCATCTGATGTCGGTTGGGTGGTGGGGCATTCTTATATTGTTTATGGACCGTTATTAGTCGGTGCTAGCACTATAATGTATGAGGGTAAGCCAATTGGTACCCCCGATGCAGCGGCATTTTGGCGCATCATTGCCGCTAATAAAGTGAAAAGCTTTTTTACCGCACCAACGGCGATTAGAGCCATTAAACGCGAAGATCCTGAAGGTGAGTTAATAAAGCAGTTTGATTTGAGTTGTTTAAAACACATGTTTTTAGCCGGTGAGCGTTGTGATCCAGAGACATTAAACTGGAGCCAAGCCATGCTGGGTAAACCGGTTATTGACCATTGGTGGCAAACTGAAACGGGTTGGCCTGTGGCGTCAAATTTAATGGGGCTTGAACCAATAGCCATTAAACCAGGATCGCCAGCAAGACCTGTGCCAGGTTATCAAGTGGAAGTGCTTGATGCCATGGGAGAGCAAGTGCCCGCCAATGAAAGTGGCAATGTGGTAATTAAGCAACCTTTACCACCAGGGACATTAACCACGTTATGGCAAAATGATGATCGCTATGTTGATAGCTATTTATCTATGTACCCTGGATATTATTTAACCGGTGATGCCGGTTATATTGATGAAGATGGTTATCTGTATATTATGAGCCGCATCGACGATATTATTAATGTTGCTGGCCATCGTTTATCAACAGGTCGCTTTGAAGAAGTCTTGTGTCAACATCCCGCTGTTGCAGAAGCGGCGGTTATTGGCGTGCAGGATAAGTTGAAAGGCCAGGTGCCACTTGGCATGGTGGTACTTAAAAATGGGGTTAACTTACCCGATGATGAACTTCATCGACAATTGTTAGCGTTAGTGCGACAAGAAATAGGCCCAGTGGCATCGTTTAGGTTAGTCAGTGCGGTATCCAAACTGCCTAAAACACGTTCAGGTAAAATTTTGCGCGCCACCATGCGTAAAATTGCTGATAATCAAGAATACACTATGCCTGCAACCATAGAAGACCCGCAAACGCTGGACATTGTGCGTAATACCCTAACGCGGATGGGATATGCCGATGCATTAACTAAAGCATTAGGTGCATAG
- a CDS encoding MerR family transcriptional regulator, translating to MNATVSTQSTYSISDLSKEFDITTRSIRFYEDQGLIKPKRRGQTRIYTLKDRVRLKLILRGKRLGFSLAETRRLFELYDADKSSTSQLNTMLDLVNDKKAALQQQMDDIKVVLMELNSAEQQCKSALETNKASKT from the coding sequence ATGAACGCTACAGTCAGCACCCAATCTACATACTCTATCAGTGATTTATCAAAAGAATTTGATATCACCACGCGCAGCATCCGTTTTTATGAGGATCAGGGCTTAATCAAGCCTAAACGCCGTGGCCAAACACGTATATACACCTTAAAAGATCGCGTCAGACTAAAACTGATTTTACGCGGTAAACGTTTAGGTTTTTCATTGGCAGAAACCCGCCGCTTATTTGAACTTTACGATGCAGACAAATCAAGTACATCACAGCTTAATACTATGCTGGACTTAGTTAATGACAAAAAAGCCGCCCTGCAGCAACAAATGGATGACATTAAAGTGGTGCTGATGGAACTCAACTCAGCCGAGCAGCAATGTAAATCTGCCTTAGAAACCAATAAGGCATCAAAAACATAA
- a CDS encoding isovaleryl-CoA dehydrogenase has product MSDLYSSLNFGLGEDIDMLRDAVRSFASNEIAPIAAQVDQDNEFPNHMWTQLGDMGLLGVTVPEEFGGANMGYLAHVVAMEEVSRASASIGLSYGAHSNLCVNQINRNGNDAQRAKYLPKLVSGEHIGALAMSEPNAGSDVVSMKLSARKEGDRYILNGNKMWITNGPDAHTYVIYAKTDLEKGAHGITAFIVERGSKGFSQAQKLDKLGMRGSNTCELVFEDCEVPEENILGGLNNGVKVLMSGLDYERVVLSGGPLGIMAACMDIVVPYIHERVQFGKSIGEFQLIQGKIADMYTGMNAARSYVYNVAKSCDRGETTRKDAAGAILYSAELATKMALDAIQLLGGNGYVNEFAAGRLLRDAKLYEIGAGTSEIRRMLIGRELFNESK; this is encoded by the coding sequence ATGAGCGATTTATACAGCAGCCTTAATTTTGGTTTGGGCGAAGATATTGATATGTTGCGCGACGCTGTTCGCAGTTTTGCCAGCAACGAAATTGCCCCCATTGCCGCACAAGTAGACCAGGATAACGAGTTTCCTAATCACATGTGGACTCAGTTGGGTGATATGGGCTTGCTTGGCGTCACTGTGCCAGAGGAATTTGGTGGTGCCAACATGGGGTACTTAGCCCATGTTGTAGCCATGGAAGAAGTTTCCCGCGCATCAGCCTCTATAGGCTTAAGCTATGGCGCCCACTCAAACTTATGTGTCAATCAAATTAATCGTAACGGTAATGACGCGCAACGCGCTAAATACCTACCAAAACTCGTTAGCGGCGAACATATAGGTGCGCTAGCAATGAGTGAACCTAATGCTGGCTCTGATGTTGTGTCAATGAAGCTTAGCGCCCGTAAAGAAGGCGACCGTTATATTCTTAATGGCAACAAAATGTGGATCACCAATGGTCCAGATGCGCACACTTATGTGATTTATGCCAAAACTGATTTAGAAAAAGGTGCCCATGGCATTACCGCCTTTATCGTAGAACGCGGCTCTAAAGGTTTCAGCCAAGCGCAAAAACTGGATAAATTAGGTATGCGCGGTTCAAACACCTGTGAATTAGTGTTTGAAGATTGTGAAGTCCCAGAAGAGAATATTTTAGGTGGATTAAACAATGGCGTAAAAGTACTTATGAGCGGCCTAGATTATGAACGCGTAGTCTTATCAGGTGGCCCACTTGGTATAATGGCAGCCTGTATGGATATCGTTGTGCCTTACATTCACGAGCGTGTCCAGTTTGGTAAATCTATCGGTGAATTCCAGCTTATCCAGGGTAAAATTGCCGATATGTATACCGGTATGAATGCCGCCAGATCCTATGTTTACAACGTGGCAAAATCTTGTGACCGTGGTGAAACCACGCGCAAAGATGCTGCTGGCGCGATTCTTTATAGTGCCGAGCTCGCCACAAAAATGGCATTAGACGCCATTCAACTGCTTGGCGGCAACGGCTATGTAAATGAATTTGCCGCAGGTCGCTTACTGCGCGATGCCAAGCTATATGAAATTGGCGCAGGCACCTCAGAAATTCGCCGCATGTTAATTGGCCGCGAACTGTTTAACGAATCTAAATAA